A window of Felis catus isolate Fca126 chromosome A3, F.catus_Fca126_mat1.0, whole genome shotgun sequence genomic DNA:
ttacatgaaCTAATTATGTTAATTTCACAAATGTAAAATTAACAAAGACTAAGGGGGGGTTGGGGCATtcccagaagttttttttttagattgattgaatgattgattgatttttatatagtGTGCGGCACCCaacacatttaaatgtttatttattttgagagggagagagagagtgtgcaagagCATGTATGCGAGAgccggggaaggggcagagaggagagagaatcccaagcagactcctcgcgGACAGTGAGGGGCCCAATGGAgcgcttgatcccacaaactatgagatcatgacctgagccgaaatcaagagtcagatgcctaactgactgagccacccaggcgtccccgccTCAGAATTTTAGATTGAGGATCTGTCATCCAGTTCCCCTCAGAGTCAGCGTCCCTAAAATCAGAACAGACAGCTGTTTTATTGGTAGAAACACCCACTTCCAGGCCCTACGTGTATATTTCCCCGGTCCCACTTGCAGCCTCATTTCAGAGCCTGACGCCTGTTTCTGGCTAACTGGTGCCCAAGTCCCCAAAGCCAAGGGGCATACCAGATGTCTGGGGGGTTGGTGGAGGGTCTTCGCAAGGCAAGAACACATCTGCTCCATCTTGGTCCCCAAGGTCAATAAGTTCTACCTGCTCCAGGGCATCCACATTCACTTCCATGGATGAGATACTTCCTATGGGGGCTGCAGATCAAGGGGGCAGGTCAGGAGGATGCGGGCCAGAGCACATAGGATGGTCAGAGATATGTGTCAGGTCTAGAGACAGAAGTCTCGAGGGCCAACAAAATGGGGGGATGAGGCTCCCATACTTCAGGACGTACAAGACGTgcctcccctaccccaccccagtCCCTCTCCCCAGGACTCAGAGCTTACGTCTCTGCGACTCGAGATGCAGGTGGGACAGGGGGAAGACAAACTCTGTCTCTGGCTGTAAAATGTCCTCAAAGAATTTCTGCCGCTCCCGAAGGCGGAGCTGCTGGCGCTCCAGGGCTGCCCGGGGATTTGGGTCCATGTCAGCTCCTGGAAGGTGGAAAAGCAAGTACAGCTATGAAGGTgagagggaaggggcggggggggggggggggggggggagggaggctgggcctgGGGAGCGTGGGGAGCTCCGCTGCAGCTGGCATCCCAGCCGTGGGGCCTCCAGGTGCAGCCGGACACCTCTGGTCTTGGctacctccttcccttcctcgaAACAAAGTCCGTTACCACAAAGTCCATTACCACAAGTCTCCTAAAGCGACAGCGCTGACCCTGGCTCCACAAAGGGGATGCCGGTTCCAGGCACGGCAAGAGAAGCTCCTCTGTATTCAGGGAATGGGGCCGATGGCCAAGACTCAGTATCATGCCCTCGTGAGAGGACTGGTCCAGCCCAAATGGGGGAGGCACTTTTAGTGGACCCGGCCTCCCCTCAGAAggccagggaagggggtgggctgGGGATCTCAGGGTGGAAGGTCATCTTCCTCTAGTGCTGCAACTCTGGGTCATGCCCTGCCTTCAAAACCCAGACAAAAGCTAAAGCACCTCCTCCCCACCATActccccatcaccaccatccccTCCAAACCCTGCTCTGAAGTCACAGATCTGACTTCCAGACTTGGCTCTGCCCCTAAGGAAATCATCTTTCCAGCCTCGGTCTCCCCATCTGAAAATGGCCTAATAGTCCTACCTGCCTCAAATGGGAGAGGCTGCGGGTGCAGGTGCGCCGTAAAATGTAAAGCCCAGATACTCTACTATCCAGAGGCCGCCCATCTCTTCTCCGCTTTCCCCAGCTCGTTATTTGGGCGCCTCTCCTCTGACATCTCGGTCTTACATCCCTACTAGTCAAAGTAGCAATTGGAAGGGCGGGGCCTGGGTCCAATTCAGGGCCCCCGGACCCCCAGTGCTGAGAGCTTGCCGGAATACCAGAACTCTGGGCCAGCCCAGGCTCCACACATTCACTCCCATTTGCTCG
This region includes:
- the DBNDD2 gene encoding dysbindin domain-containing protein 2 encodes the protein MDPNPRAALERQQLRLRERQKFFEDILQPETEFVFPLSHLHLESQRPPIGSISSMEVNVDALEQVELIDLGDQDGADVFLPCEDPPPTPQTSGMDDRPEELGLPTATPDRTASRTSSSSSDDSTNLHSPNPSDGGADTPLAQSDEEEDGADGGAEPGACS